From one Thermogemmatispora onikobensis genomic stretch:
- a CDS encoding LacI family DNA-binding transcriptional regulator, whose protein sequence is MSQLTIEDIARIAGVSRSTVSRVLNGQPNVRPSVRDRVQEVINSYGYAPQAAARQLVMRKTRLVGLILPDNAHHLFGNPIFAEIARGVSQVCAQRGYTPMLFIGRQDMNEATFFSLLRGRHFDGVILISSDRQDRSAAMLREAGMPYVRVGHDPEDDGDLQYVDVDNVAAARVAVEHLIALGHRRIAMLKGLAKDVCTHARLEGYRQALAAAGIPFDEALVGDGDWTPASGYAWTQRFLDLPEPPTALFSSNDMMVAGVVRAVQERGLSVPDDLAIVGFDDLLQTTMIFPELTTIRQPCVEMGTRAAELLLDQLEHNRRERAQIILPTTLIIRQSCGYRRQARHLSAPAASGEEQRAG, encoded by the coding sequence ATGTCGCAATTAACGATTGAGGATATCGCGCGCATTGCCGGAGTATCTCGCTCAACAGTGTCGCGAGTGCTCAATGGGCAACCGAACGTCAGGCCGAGCGTCAGAGACCGCGTGCAGGAAGTCATCAACAGCTACGGCTACGCGCCGCAGGCGGCGGCGCGGCAGCTCGTCATGCGCAAGACGCGCCTGGTGGGGTTGATCCTGCCTGACAATGCCCATCATCTTTTTGGCAATCCTATCTTTGCCGAGATCGCGCGTGGCGTGAGCCAGGTCTGTGCCCAGCGAGGCTACACCCCGATGCTCTTCATCGGGCGGCAAGACATGAACGAGGCCACCTTTTTCAGCCTCCTGCGGGGGCGCCACTTTGACGGCGTCATCCTCATCAGCAGCGACCGTCAGGACCGCAGCGCCGCCATGCTGCGCGAGGCGGGCATGCCCTACGTGCGCGTTGGGCACGATCCCGAAGATGATGGCGACCTGCAATACGTCGACGTTGACAACGTCGCCGCGGCGCGCGTGGCCGTTGAGCACCTGATCGCCCTGGGGCACCGGCGCATCGCCATGCTCAAAGGGCTGGCGAAAGACGTCTGCACCCATGCGCGCCTCGAGGGCTATCGTCAGGCCCTGGCCGCCGCCGGCATCCCCTTCGACGAAGCCCTTGTCGGTGACGGTGACTGGACCCCCGCCAGCGGTTACGCCTGGACGCAGCGCTTTCTCGACCTGCCGGAGCCGCCGACCGCCCTCTTCTCCTCCAACGACATGATGGTTGCCGGCGTCGTGCGCGCCGTCCAGGAGCGCGGCCTCTCGGTCCCCGATGATCTGGCCATCGTCGGCTTCGACGATCTCCTGCAGACAACCATGATCTTTCCCGAGCTGACCACCATCCGTCAGCCCTGCGTGGAGATGGGCACCCGCGCCGCCGAGCTGCTCCTCGACCAACTGGAGCACAACCGCCGCGAGCGCGCCCAGATCATCCTGCCCACCACCCTCATCATTCGCCAGTCCTGTGGTTATCGCCGGCAAGCCCGACACCTCAGCGCGCCCGCCGCCTCGGGCGAAGAGCAACGCGCTGGCTGA
- a CDS encoding ABC transporter ATP-binding protein: protein MTSLRLEHIVKDYDGPGGRQPALRDISLEVADGETLAIVGPSGCGKSTLLKIVAGLEFPTHGRIYYGDIDMTEIKPQDRGVGMVFQDYALYPAMKSKGNLAYYFEHHAYTHEQMEERVRRTAQLMGVDFQHLLGRFPETLSGGEQQRVAIARCIVRDPTIFLMDEPIVNLDAKRRERTRIEIKKLLRTFHVTTLYVTHDQQEAIFMGDRLAVMRAGRIEQVGSFDDLYYTPVNLFVATFIGSPPLNVLPAALSEGRLQIAGRSWPLPEELAGRLPSGPLRLGVRAEHWLRDQADGLPLEISHSERLPTERVALVHGHWLGQRVIVSLPLEEADDSRGLQRLRPDWEQLLYFAADDEHLLYSPGPPALF from the coding sequence ATGACCAGCCTGCGGCTCGAACACATCGTCAAGGACTATGACGGTCCCGGGGGGCGCCAGCCGGCCCTGCGCGACATCTCGCTGGAAGTAGCCGACGGCGAGACGCTGGCCATCGTCGGCCCCTCCGGCTGTGGCAAGAGCACCCTGCTCAAGATTGTCGCCGGCCTCGAATTCCCCACCCACGGACGCATCTACTACGGCGACATCGACATGACCGAGATCAAGCCCCAGGACCGCGGCGTCGGCATGGTCTTTCAAGACTACGCCCTCTACCCCGCCATGAAGAGCAAGGGGAATCTGGCCTACTATTTCGAACACCACGCCTACACCCATGAGCAGATGGAAGAGCGTGTCCGGCGCACCGCCCAGCTCATGGGCGTCGACTTTCAGCACCTGCTGGGCCGCTTCCCCGAGACTCTCAGCGGCGGCGAGCAGCAGCGCGTCGCCATCGCTCGCTGCATCGTACGCGACCCCACCATCTTTCTCATGGACGAACCCATCGTCAACCTGGATGCCAAGCGGCGCGAGCGGACGCGCATCGAGATCAAGAAGCTACTACGCACCTTCCACGTCACCACGCTCTACGTCACCCACGACCAGCAAGAAGCCATCTTCATGGGCGACCGCCTGGCCGTCATGCGTGCGGGGCGTATCGAGCAAGTGGGCAGCTTTGACGACCTCTACTACACACCCGTCAACCTCTTCGTGGCCACCTTCATCGGCAGCCCGCCGCTCAACGTCCTGCCAGCCGCCCTCAGCGAGGGCCGCCTGCAGATCGCCGGGCGGAGCTGGCCGCTCCCCGAGGAGCTAGCCGGGCGCCTGCCATCGGGGCCGCTGCGGCTGGGCGTGCGCGCCGAGCACTGGCTGCGCGACCAGGCGGACGGCCTGCCACTGGAGATCAGCCATAGCGAGCGCCTCCCCACCGAGCGCGTCGCCCTCGTACACGGTCACTGGCTGGGGCAGCGCGTCATCGTCTCCCTGCCGCTGGAGGAGGCCGACGACAGCCGTGGTCTGCAGCGCCTGCGGCCCGACTGGGAGCAGCTCCTCTACTTTGCCGCCGATGACGAGCATCTCCTCTACAGTCCTGGCCCGCCCGCCTTATTCTAA
- a CDS encoding carbohydrate ABC transporter permease: MSEPLTGLAVPASASEVEQPAQAQRLRRRSRLETWLFLLPAALFQLVWGWYPLLMAFLISFTDAQPMLPSRFTGLESYLRVWNDPLVGQAFRVTFFYGSMLVALTFIFPLLIAIFLMELPPRLMRWMMILWFLPISVIANSILWRYLYNDQYGLLEYIATEILHLPHQPFLNDPHQVLFWLVFPAVVVAGPGVAGLAYMAALQGIPRSYFEAAEIEGAGFWRKIWTVSLPRLRPVIAVMLVYGIIQGLQDYTWPQILTGGQPEGASRTVMLYLFSYIQNQRYADATALSIYLFLVIFAIVVLFRTFFKEDPDA; the protein is encoded by the coding sequence ATGTCTGAACCGCTTACTGGATTGGCAGTCCCGGCGAGCGCGAGCGAAGTGGAGCAGCCAGCCCAGGCCCAGCGCCTGCGGCGGCGCAGCCGGCTAGAGACCTGGCTCTTTCTCTTGCCGGCGGCCCTCTTTCAGCTCGTCTGGGGCTGGTATCCGCTGTTGATGGCCTTTCTGATCAGCTTTACCGACGCCCAGCCGATGCTGCCCAGTCGTTTTACTGGACTGGAGAGCTACCTCCGTGTCTGGAACGATCCCCTGGTGGGGCAGGCTTTTCGCGTCACCTTCTTCTACGGCAGCATGCTGGTGGCCCTGACCTTCATCTTCCCTTTGCTGATCGCCATCTTCTTGATGGAGCTGCCGCCGCGCCTGATGCGCTGGATGATGATTCTCTGGTTCCTGCCGATCAGCGTCATTGCCAATAGCATCCTCTGGCGCTATCTCTATAACGACCAGTATGGTCTGCTGGAGTACATCGCCACCGAGATCCTCCATCTGCCGCACCAGCCATTTCTCAACGATCCACATCAGGTGCTCTTCTGGCTGGTCTTCCCGGCGGTAGTCGTGGCGGGGCCGGGCGTCGCCGGCCTGGCCTATATGGCGGCTCTGCAGGGCATCCCCCGCTCCTACTTTGAGGCGGCGGAGATCGAGGGGGCCGGCTTCTGGCGCAAGATCTGGACTGTCTCCCTGCCGCGCCTGCGTCCAGTGATCGCTGTCATGCTGGTTTACGGCATCATCCAGGGGTTGCAAGACTATACCTGGCCGCAGATTCTCACGGGCGGCCAGCCCGAGGGGGCCAGTCGCACGGTCATGCTCTACCTCTTCTCCTATATCCAGAACCAGCGCTACGCCGATGCAACAGCGCTCTCGATCTATCTCTTTCTGGTGATCTTTGCCATCGTGGTGCTCTTCCGCACCTTCTTCAAGGAGGACCCGGATGCCTGA
- a CDS encoding carbohydrate ABC transporter permease: MLFPKVGRKQPLLRLGWWLMVILLSLGVLTHLVPFYIMIVTSITPAQDTLSTTPVLWPLHPTLAAWKLVIQWAENSGAGALLAGSAGEPFWVYFWNSFFMTSVTLLISLPVTSMAAYATSKLLRGRRARWAFLFFIGTLMIPLAVLLIPMLFLTLNFPFALPGASVPNLPGTDQPFPTFSLYDTPWAIIVPGIFNAYNYLIFKGYFDTIPDSVLQAARVDGGSEFNIFRRIVFPMSIPVYSVVAWIQFYAVWDSFLWPQLVIQSNDKAPTALAIYTVMNNFINSGVMDRATALSQSAAMRSALAAGLSWNGLMVLALLQTFPIFVMFILCREYLLRGVRIQGLK, from the coding sequence ATGCTTTTCCCAAAGGTTGGCAGAAAGCAGCCCTTGCTAAGGCTGGGCTGGTGGCTGATGGTCATCCTGTTGTCGCTGGGCGTTCTGACCCACCTGGTGCCATTCTATATCATGATCGTGACCTCGATCACGCCGGCGCAGGACACGCTATCGACGACGCCGGTGCTCTGGCCGCTCCATCCCACGCTGGCGGCCTGGAAGCTGGTGATCCAGTGGGCCGAGAACAGCGGTGCCGGGGCTTTGCTAGCCGGATCGGCAGGAGAACCGTTCTGGGTCTATTTCTGGAACTCGTTCTTCATGACCTCTGTGACCCTGCTGATCTCGCTTCCGGTGACCTCGATGGCCGCCTACGCTACCAGTAAACTGCTGCGTGGACGGCGCGCGCGCTGGGCCTTTCTCTTCTTTATCGGCACCCTGATGATCCCGCTGGCGGTGCTCTTGATCCCGATGCTCTTCCTGACGCTCAATTTCCCTTTTGCCCTGCCGGGGGCCTCTGTGCCCAATCTGCCGGGCACCGATCAACCTTTTCCGACGTTCTCGCTCTACGATACGCCCTGGGCCATTATTGTGCCGGGCATCTTCAATGCCTACAACTACCTGATCTTCAAGGGCTACTTTGACACGATTCCCGACTCGGTGCTGCAGGCGGCGCGTGTCGATGGCGGCTCGGAGTTCAACATCTTCCGCCGCATTGTCTTCCCGATGAGTATCCCAGTCTACTCGGTAGTGGCCTGGATTCAGTTCTACGCGGTCTGGGATAGCTTCCTGTGGCCGCAGTTGGTCATTCAGAGCAACGACAAGGCTCCGACGGCGCTGGCCATATACACGGTCATGAACAATTTTATCAATTCGGGCGTGATGGACCGTGCCACGGCCCTGAGCCAGTCGGCGGCCATGCGCTCGGCGCTGGCGGCGGGCCTCTCGTGGAATGGCCTGATGGTGCTGGCCCTCCTGCAGACTTTCCCGATCTTTGTGATGTTCATTCTCTGCCGCGAGTATCTGCTGCGCGGCGTGCGCATCCAGGGCCTGAAGTAG
- a CDS encoding ABC transporter ATP-binding protein, with protein MSTLEVQNLVKRYDGRSIVDHVSFRIEDGEFFVLLGPSGSGKTTVLRIICGLEQPDEGRVLLGGEDITRLSPRQRNVGMVFQDYGLYPSMDVYGNIAYGLENRRLPKDEIQRRVLEAAEKLQLTPLLRRSIDTLSGGEQQRVALARILARDANVFLYDEPLANLDARLRHQARRDVLAVHRLRGVPSLYVTHDQSEALALADRLAIMAAGRLQQVGSPNELLEHPANLFVARFLGNPPMNLLEGTLVNEAGRYLCQLGALSLPLDAAWQHVLARHPEAAIIVGLRPREIVPPWELEKEAEAGLSLWRGPARALAVEALIGEVEVTLELQTAQQPAPCLVAVWPEPEELSALPEEGAVLQIGLDPQRLLLFDPRSERALQAE; from the coding sequence GTGAGCACACTCGAAGTACAGAATCTCGTCAAGCGCTATGACGGGCGCAGCATTGTCGACCACGTCAGCTTTCGCATCGAAGACGGCGAATTCTTCGTCCTGCTCGGGCCATCGGGCAGTGGCAAGACCACCGTCCTGCGCATCATCTGTGGCCTGGAGCAGCCCGACGAAGGGCGCGTCCTGCTAGGAGGCGAAGACATCACCCGCCTCAGCCCGCGCCAGCGCAACGTCGGCATGGTCTTCCAAGACTACGGCCTCTACCCGAGCATGGACGTCTACGGCAACATTGCCTATGGCCTGGAGAATCGCCGTCTGCCGAAGGATGAAATCCAGCGCCGTGTCCTGGAGGCCGCCGAGAAGCTGCAGCTCACGCCCCTGCTGCGGCGCAGCATCGACACCTTGAGCGGCGGTGAACAGCAGCGTGTGGCCCTGGCGCGCATCCTGGCCCGCGACGCCAACGTCTTTCTCTACGACGAGCCACTGGCCAACCTCGATGCCCGCCTGCGCCATCAAGCGCGGCGCGACGTGCTGGCCGTGCACCGCCTGCGTGGCGTACCCAGCCTCTACGTCACCCACGACCAGAGCGAGGCCCTGGCCCTGGCCGATCGCCTGGCCATTATGGCCGCAGGACGCCTGCAACAGGTCGGCAGCCCCAACGAGCTGCTGGAACATCCCGCCAATCTCTTCGTGGCCCGCTTCCTGGGTAACCCGCCAATGAACCTGCTGGAAGGCACTCTTGTCAACGAAGCGGGGCGCTATCTCTGCCAGCTTGGTGCTCTGAGCCTCCCGCTCGATGCCGCCTGGCAGCACGTGCTGGCCAGGCACCCGGAGGCGGCCATCATCGTGGGCCTGCGCCCGCGCGAGATCGTCCCCCCCTGGGAGCTAGAAAAAGAGGCCGAAGCTGGCCTCTCCCTCTGGCGCGGCCCGGCTCGCGCTCTGGCGGTCGAGGCCCTCATCGGCGAAGTAGAGGTCACCCTGGAGTTACAGACAGCCCAACAACCGGCACCCTGCCTGGTCGCTGTCTGGCCGGAACCAGAGGAGCTGAGCGCCCTGCCGGAAGAGGGGGCGGTGCTGCAGATCGGGCTTGACCCGCAGCGTCTGCTACTCTTCGATCCGCGCTCGGAGCGGGCTTTGCAAGCTGAGTAG
- a CDS encoding ABC transporter substrate-binding protein — protein MAHETRTLLEPLLAPERTLTRRQLLRTAAAGSVALAGGALLAACGGSSSNTVVNVTFLTNGWPGDAMPTAEQQKGNITLKAYADALADWLKKNPGVKIKHTDTNIWSQSAVTQAIAAGTAPTWFEGNILGSFINNVVRSAFARGLAADVTDLVVSTRLESQLTAIYLPVYRSWKVNGRYYGTPGGYGAGDGMYFRRDLIQQNGLVEPTPGWTWSDFRKLAKALTSAKMKGAALQFYVFDQSLQANGLNSGPTGYGALGLEPTPSNAWPWRYNLTPWLSQYEQVVENWRGMYFTDKSITSSLSTGDSDVAQAFARGDVAMMANNTGFFTRPVTDPTSAINIAVKVGKPFEEVVGWISHPIGYLGSFGATQAGSAIGSIDPHLQRNKPALAKAFDFLVQFIIGEELVKQRQEIYKVTHDLKDVFLEVPPMSKQQINYGINGTAEQAWGKLTMQAVNAAAAIPQLPDPGLYFPAEQNPGPTGDAWNDANSGLAYTQDSIPAVLMKLQNVQNAQFSSLSSSVSRDTFIASARKFFADLDAFWAKYAPLYSAELFHPWYVQKVLPALGS, from the coding sequence ATGGCTCACGAAACGCGCACCCTTCTAGAGCCGCTGCTTGCGCCTGAGAGGACCCTGACGCGCCGGCAGCTGCTCCGCACAGCTGCTGCGGGGAGTGTGGCCCTGGCGGGTGGGGCCTTGCTGGCCGCCTGTGGAGGGAGCAGCTCCAACACGGTTGTCAACGTCACCTTTCTGACCAACGGCTGGCCGGGCGACGCCATGCCCACTGCCGAGCAGCAGAAAGGCAACATCACCCTCAAGGCCTATGCCGACGCCCTGGCCGACTGGCTCAAGAAGAATCCCGGCGTCAAGATCAAGCACACCGACACCAACATCTGGAGCCAGTCCGCGGTCACCCAGGCCATCGCTGCCGGCACGGCCCCGACCTGGTTTGAAGGCAACATCCTTGGCTCCTTCATCAACAACGTCGTGCGCAGTGCCTTTGCCCGCGGCCTGGCAGCGGACGTCACCGACCTGGTGGTCAGCACCAGGCTGGAGAGCCAGCTCACCGCTATTTACCTGCCCGTCTACCGCAGCTGGAAGGTCAACGGGCGCTACTACGGCACCCCAGGCGGCTATGGAGCCGGCGACGGCATGTATTTCCGACGCGACCTGATCCAGCAGAACGGGCTGGTTGAGCCGACGCCGGGCTGGACCTGGAGCGACTTCCGCAAGCTGGCCAAGGCCCTGACCAGCGCCAAAATGAAGGGGGCGGCCCTCCAGTTCTACGTCTTCGACCAGAGCCTGCAGGCCAACGGCCTCAACTCCGGTCCCACCGGCTACGGCGCTCTGGGCCTGGAACCGACGCCCTCCAACGCCTGGCCCTGGCGCTACAACCTCACGCCCTGGCTGAGCCAATACGAGCAGGTCGTCGAGAACTGGCGTGGCATGTACTTCACGGACAAATCGATTACCTCCTCGCTCTCGACCGGCGATAGCGACGTGGCCCAGGCCTTTGCCCGTGGCGACGTGGCCATGATGGCCAACAATACGGGCTTCTTCACGCGCCCGGTGACCGACCCGACGAGCGCCATCAACATTGCCGTCAAAGTGGGTAAGCCCTTTGAGGAGGTCGTCGGCTGGATCTCGCACCCCATCGGCTACCTCGGCTCCTTCGGCGCCACGCAGGCTGGTTCGGCTATCGGCTCCATCGATCCCCATCTGCAGCGCAACAAGCCAGCTCTGGCCAAAGCCTTCGACTTCCTGGTGCAGTTTATCATCGGCGAGGAACTGGTCAAGCAGCGCCAGGAGATCTACAAGGTCACCCACGACCTCAAGGATGTCTTCCTGGAGGTGCCGCCGATGTCGAAGCAGCAGATCAACTACGGCATCAACGGCACCGCTGAACAGGCCTGGGGCAAGCTGACGATGCAGGCCGTCAACGCCGCCGCTGCCATTCCCCAGCTCCCCGACCCCGGCCTCTACTTCCCGGCGGAGCAGAATCCGGGTCCGACGGGCGACGCCTGGAACGATGCCAACTCGGGCCTGGCCTACACCCAGGACAGCATCCCGGCGGTGCTCATGAAGCTGCAGAACGTCCAGAACGCCCAGTTCTCCTCGCTCTCCTCCAGTGTGTCCAGGGATACCTTCATTGCCAGTGCCAGGAAGTTCTTTGCCGATCTCGATGCCTTCTGGGCGAAATATGCCCCGCTCTACTCGGCGGAACTCTTCCACCCCTGGTACGTGCAGAAGGTCCTGCCCGCTCTGGGGAGCTAA
- a CDS encoding ABC transporter ATP-binding protein, whose translation MGPASGGIVIEHLIKRFGERAVVDDLNLHIQPGELFVLVGPSGCGKTTTLRLLAGLEPVSDGRIYFGERLVNDIRPRDRNVALVFQDYAIFPHLTVFENIAYGLRARHAPRDLIRERVTNAARLFRIEHLLRRKPRQLSGGERQRVALARALVRDAALYLYDEPLANLDAQLRHQAREDILTLHRQKGQPAVYVTHDQAEAMALGDRIAVMRDGKLQQVGSGLDLYERPCNQFVAFFIGSPGINLFEVEVRPDERPDHNGRLLLTHPAFRLPVPAEFQERVAPYTGRRLNLGIRPEHLQPPRRADFAISEDSTIRGLVNVIEPTVSGCTVYLSTLEPTPRDFVATLKARLPGSYLGREVPLAVNLRKIHLFDPEDGRALLHTPVVAADQPNRPEETAHEQAEQPQSQQATSEASTQREEQA comes from the coding sequence ATGGGTCCGGCCAGCGGAGGCATCGTCATCGAGCATCTCATCAAACGCTTCGGCGAGCGGGCCGTCGTTGACGACCTCAACCTGCACATCCAGCCGGGAGAACTCTTCGTCCTCGTCGGCCCCTCCGGCTGTGGCAAAACCACCACCCTGCGCCTGCTGGCCGGGCTAGAGCCGGTCAGCGACGGGCGCATCTACTTCGGCGAGCGCCTGGTCAACGACATCCGTCCACGCGACCGCAACGTTGCCCTGGTCTTTCAAGACTACGCCATCTTCCCGCACCTGACCGTCTTCGAAAACATCGCCTACGGCCTGCGTGCTCGCCATGCGCCCCGCGACCTGATCCGCGAGCGCGTTACCAACGCGGCCCGTCTCTTCCGCATCGAGCACCTGCTGAGGCGCAAGCCACGTCAACTCAGTGGTGGCGAGCGGCAGCGCGTCGCCCTGGCGCGGGCACTGGTGCGCGACGCTGCCCTCTATCTCTACGATGAGCCGCTGGCCAACCTTGACGCCCAGCTTCGTCACCAGGCGCGCGAAGACATCCTGACCCTGCACCGCCAGAAAGGGCAGCCAGCGGTCTACGTCACCCACGATCAGGCCGAGGCGATGGCCCTTGGCGACCGCATTGCCGTCATGCGCGACGGCAAGCTGCAGCAGGTCGGCAGCGGCCTGGACCTCTACGAGCGGCCCTGCAACCAGTTCGTCGCCTTCTTCATCGGCTCGCCGGGCATCAACCTCTTCGAAGTCGAGGTCCGCCCCGACGAGCGTCCCGACCACAACGGGCGCCTGCTCCTGACCCATCCGGCCTTTCGCCTGCCCGTTCCGGCAGAATTTCAGGAGCGCGTTGCCCCCTACACAGGCCGGCGCCTCAACCTGGGCATCCGGCCCGAGCACCTGCAGCCGCCGCGCCGGGCCGACTTTGCCATCAGCGAAGACAGCACTATCCGTGGCCTCGTCAACGTCATCGAACCGACCGTCAGCGGCTGCACCGTCTACCTGAGCACCCTGGAGCCGACCCCGCGCGACTTCGTGGCCACCCTCAAAGCGCGCCTGCCCGGCAGCTACCTCGGGCGCGAGGTGCCGCTGGCCGTCAACCTGCGCAAAATCCACCTCTTTGATCCCGAAGATGGGCGCGCCCTGCTCCACACGCCCGTCGTCGCCGCTGACCAGCCGAACCGGCCCGAAGAGACGGCGCACGAGCAGGCAGAGCAGCCGCAGAGCCAACAAGCGACGAGCGAAGCCAGCACACAGAGGGAAGAGCAAGCGTGA